DNA from Coriobacteriaceae bacterium:
GTCCGCATGGGTAGCGTAGCGTTTCTGTTTGCCGGCCAGGGTGCCCAACACCCCGCGATGGGCGTCGACCTGATCGAGACATCGCCGGCGGCCGCCGAGGTGTTCACCATTGCCGACGAGGTGCGCCCGGGGACGAGCGAGCAGTGCCGGAGCGCCTCCAAGGAGGAGCTCTCGCAGACCGAGAACACGCAGCCTTGCGTGTTCGTGCACGACTTGGCTGTCGCCGTCGCCCTGCGCGAGCGCGGCGTGGTGCCTGCCGCCTGTGCGGGATTCTCGCTGGGCGAGGTCGCTGCACTCAGCTTTGCGGGGGCATTCGATACGCGAGCGGGTTTTGAGCTCGTGTGTGAGCGCGCGGCATTGATGGCCACGGCGGCCGAGCGTCACCCTGGCGGCATGCGCGCCGTCATCAAACTTGATGCTGCGCAAGTCGAGAACCTGGCTGCGCAGGCCGGCGAGGACTGCTGGCCGGTCAACTACAACAGTCCCCAGCAGACGGTTGTGGCCGGAGCGCCCGATGCGCTGCAGACCCTCGACGTCCTAGTAAAAGAGGCTGGCGGCCGCGCCGTGAAGGTCGCGGTGTCGGGTGCATTTCATAGCCCCTATATGGCCGAGGCGACCTGTGGCCTTGCCGCATATATTGAGGCCGGTCACGCGCCGTCCCCGTTGCTCATTCCTGTTTTGGCAAATATGACAGCGGCGCCCTATCCGGCGGACCCCCAGACGGCATCGGATGTCTTGGCCAATCAGGTGAGCAATGCCGTGCGCTGGGTCGATACGCTGCATGCTCTGCAGGATCAAGGCATCGACACATTTATTGAGGTCGGCCCCGGCAAAACGCTGTCCGGCCTGGTCAAGCGTACGCTGAGCGACGTTCGTGTGTATTCGTGCGAAACGGCCGAACAGGTCGCAGCTATTGCCGACGAGCTCGTATAGCCCACAGGGCTGTAACCCGAAAGGAATGACATGGGCAATTTGAACAACGATGCGCTCGAGTTCGACGGATCGCGCCGCGTGGCACTGGTCACGGGCGGCTCGCGCGGCATCGGTCGCGCTTGTGCCGTGGGCCTGGCGGAGGATGGCTACGATATCGCCGTCGTCTATGCCGGCAGCGTCGATGCGGCGCACGAGACGTGCGAGGCCTGCGAGGCGGCTGGCGCCACGGCGCGCGCATATCAATGTGACGTGGCCGACCCCGCTGCCGTCAACGCATGCGTGGAAGCGGTCCTCAACGACTTTGGCTCCATTTGGGCGCTCGTCAACAACGCCGGCATCACGCGCGACGGCCTGCTCATGCGTATGGGTGACGATGCCTTCGACCGCGTGCTCGATGTCAATCTCAAGGGCACGTTCAATATGACGCGCGCGCTCACCAAGACCTTTATGCGTCAGCGCGGCGGTTGCGTCATCAACATGAGCTCGGTTGTGGGCCTGATGGGCAATGCCGGGCAGGCCAACTACGCCGCCTCCAAGGCGGGCGTCATCGGCCTGACCAAGGCGGTGGCGCGCGAGCTTGCGTCCCGCGGCGTACGAGTGAACGCGGTCGCCCCCGGGTTTGTCGAGACCGATATGACGGCAAAGCTTTCGGAGAAGGTTCGCGCGGCAACCGAGGAGCAGATTCCCCTAAAGCGCATGGCGCGCCCCGAGGAAGTGGCCGGCGTGGTGCGCTTTTTGGCGAGTGATGCGGCTGCCTACATTACGGGCGAGGTCGTGCGCGTCGACGGCGGAATGGCGATGTAGAAACTAGGGCCGAACAACGGCTTGAATGAGGAGACCATGATGGAACAGAGAGTTGCAATCACCGGTATCGGTGCCGTATCGCCGCTCGGTAACACGGCGCTTGCTACCTGGGCGGCCATGTGCGCCGGCACGTGCGGCATCGGCCCGATCACGCACTTCGATACCGATGCGTTTGCCGTTAAGGTGGCGGCCGAGGTCAAGGGTTTTGACGGCAACGAGTACTTTGGCAAGCGTGACGCCAAGCACCTGGACCCCTGCGTTCAGTTTGCCCTGGCAGCGTCGGACGAGGCCATGCACGATGCGGGCTTTGATGTCGAGGGCGCCATCGATCGCGAGCGCCTGGGCGTCTACGTGGGTTCGGGCGTGGGCGGCATGCAGACACTCGTCGACAACGTCCACACGATCGCCGATCGGGGGCCCCGCCGCGCATCGCCCTATATGATCGCGATGATGATCCCCAATATGGCTTCGGGCAATATCGCAATCCGCCACAAGGCAAAGGGCCCGACCCTGCCCGTGGTGACCGCCTGCGCGACCTCGGCCCATGCCGTGGGCGAGGCGTTCCGCGCCATCAAGCACGGCTATGCCGATGCGATTCTCGCCGGCGGTGCCGAGGCCGCAATCATCCCCGATGCCGTTGCGGGCTTTACATCCTGCCGTGCTCTCACCACTAATCCTGACCCGTCGACGGCTTGCCGCCCGTTCGATGCAGACCGCGACGGCTTTGTGATGGGCGAGGGCGCCTGCGTGCTGGTTCTCGAGGGCATGGAGCATGCGCAGGCGCGCGGTGCGCACATTTATGCCGAGGTCGTGGGCTACGGCAACACCGATGATGCCTATCACATCACGAGCCCCGATCCCGAGGCTGCCGGCATTGCCCGCGCGATATCGCTGGCGGTGGCTGAGGGCGACGTTAAGCCTTCCGAGGGCCTCTACATCAACGCTCACGGCACCTCGACCAAGCTCAACGATTCGTCCGAGACGGCGGGCATCAAGCGAGCGCTCGGCGAGGACGCGGCGCGCGCCGCGCACGTCTCGTCGACCAAGTCGATGACCGGCCACATGATCGGTGCCACGGGTGCCATCGAGGTCATGGCCTGTGCCATGGCGCTCGAGCAGGGCGTGGTGCCTCCGACCATTAACTACCACACGCCCGATCCCGCCTGCGATCTTGACTACACGCCCAATCGCGCGGTTCGCGCCGACCTTACCTGGGCGCTTTCGACCAACCTGGGCTTTGGCGGGCACAACGCCGCCATCGCGCTGCGTAGATATACGAGGAGCTAGAGCATGGATTCCAAAAGACTTGCCGAGATAGCCGATGTGATGGAGGACCGCGGCCTCACGCGCGTGCGTGTTGAGGAGCCCGATGGCACCGCGGTCGAGCTCGAGCGCGCGAGCGCCGCACAGCCGGTTGCCGTGCCCATGCCTATGCCGGGTGCCGTGACTGCTCCGGCGGTGGCTCCTGTCGCCATGCCTGCTGTCGCACCGGAGCCCGCCGCGCAGGCGCCTGTCGCCGCACCGGAGCCCAAGGGCACCGAGGTGACCGCTCCCATGGTCGGCGTTTTCTATGCTGCCCCGGCGCCGGGCGACGAGCCGTTTGTGCACGTAGGCTCCAAGGTCAAGGCCGGTGAGACCCTCTGCATCATCGAGGCCATGAAGGTTCTCAACGAGGTGACGGCCGAGGCAGACGGCGAGGTGCTCGAGATCTGCGTGGCCGACGGCGACCTCGTGGAGTTTGGCAGCTGCCTCATGAGGATCGGATAGGTGATATCCATGAACAAAGAAGAGCTCAAGAAGCTGTTGCCGCATCGTGAGCCGATGCTTTTGCTCGACGAAGCCGAGCTAGTGGGCGACGAGGCCCACGGCAAGATCACGATTACGGGCGACGAGTACTTTTTGCAGGGGCATTTTCCGGGAAACCCGGTCGTCCCCGGCGTGATCCAGTGCGAGATGCTCGCCCAGAACTGCTGCGTGCTGCTGATGGGCGATGAGGAGGCGCGCGGCGCGACGCCGTTCTACACGAGTCTGGACAAGGTGCGCTTTAAGCGTCCGGTGCGCCCGGGCGACACGGTTGATCTGGTGTGCTCCATCACGCGTGCGCGCGGGCCGTTCCGCTTTGCGACGGGTACTGCGAGCGTCAACGGTGAGGTTTGCTGCCGCGCCGATATGTCTTTTGCACTCATGCACGAAAGTTAAGGAAGGCTTCATGTTCGACAAAGTGCTCATCGCCAACCGCGGCGAGGTCGCGGTCCGTGTTATCCGCGCGTGCCGCGATATGGGCATCAAGACCGTCGCCGTCTACTCCACGGCCGATGCGGACGCGCTGCACGTGCAGCTTGCCGACGAGGCGTATTGCATCGGCGGCCCGCGTCTTGCCGAGAGCTACCTCAACGACGATGCTGTGCTCACCTGTGCCGTGAAGTCGGGGGCTAAGGCAATTCACCCCGGCTACGGTTTCTTTTCTGAGAAGGCGAGCTTCGTGCGCGACTGCGACAAGTATGGCCTGGCGTTTGTCGGTCCTTCGGCCGAGGTGATCGACAGCATGGGCGACAAGGATGCCGCACGTCGAACGGCTGCCGCGGCGGGCGTGCCCATCGTGCCGGGCTGCGATTTGCTCAAAAGTCCCGAGGAGGCAACGGCCGAGGCCGAGCGCATTGGCTGCCCCGTGCTTATTAAGGCGCGGGCGGGCGGCGGCGGTCGCGGCATTCGCAAGGTCGAGCGCGTGGAAGACGCGGCAAAGGCCTTTATTGAAGCACGTGCCGAGGGTGAGGCCGTTTTTGGCGACGGCGAGTGCTACATGGAGAAGTTCGTCGCGCCGGCGCACCACGTCGAAGTGCAGATTATGGCCGATAAGCAGGGCCATGTGTTTTCGCTCGGCGAGCGCGAGTGCTCGGTGCAGCGTCGCAACCAAAAGCTGATCGAGGAGAGCCCCGCGCCGTGCCTCGACGGACACGACGACATTCGTGCTCGCATGCACAAGGCAGCGCGTGACCTGGCTCGTGCCGTCGGCTACGAAGGAGCCGGTACCATCGAGTTCCTGTATTCGGACGACGGCAATTTCTACTTTATGGAAATGAACACGCGCTTGCAGGTGGAGCATCCGGTTACGGAGTTTGTGACCGATACCGACTTGGTCAAGTGGCAGCTGCGCGTGGCAGCCGGCCAGCCTTTGCCCTTTGAGCAGGAGGACATGCCGGTCCGCAACCACGCCATGGAGTGCCGCATCAATGCCGAGACGCCGGACTTTCTGCCGTCATGCGGAACGGTCACCGCGTTGCGTGTGCCGGGCGGTCCGCGCGTGCGCTGGGATTCCGCCATGTTTACCGGCGCGAACGTTCCGCCGTACTACGACTCCATGCTCGGCAAGCTCATCGTGTGTGCGCCCACGCGTGACGGCGCCATTCGCAAGATGCGCTCGGCCCTGGGCGAGCTCGTGATTGAGGGCGTGAGCGAAAACAGCGAGCTTCAGCTCGACGTGCTGGCAAACGACGAGTTCTTGTCGGGCATGTATCACACCGATCTGATGGGGCATCTCTATGCTGATGAATAGAAAAGCGAAGACGGTCAACGTCCTCGAGGGACCGATGACCGAGTCGTGCGCCGAGTTTCCCGCGCGCCACGTGTTTATCAAGTGCCCGGAGTGCCGCCGCGTGATCGATGAGGCACGCCTACACGACAACCTCGAGGTCTGCCCTCGTTGCGGCAAACACTTTCGCGTGAGCGGTCGCGCGCGCATGCGCATGACGGTCGACGAGGGCACGTTTGAGGAATGGGATGCCAATCTGGCGTCGGAGGACTTCCTCTCGTTTCCCGGCTATGCCGACAAGCTCAAGAGCGTGAGCGAGCGTTCGGGCGAGCGCGATGCCGTTGTGTGCGGCAGGGGCAAGGTCTGCGGCTGCGATACCGCGCTCTTCTTTATGGACGCCAACTTTATGATGGGCTCGATGGGCTCCGTGGTGGGCGAGAAGATCTGTCGCACATTTGAGCGTGCGACCGAGCTGGGATTGCCGGTTGTCGGCTTTACCGTTTCGGGCGGTGCGCGCATGCAGGAGGGCGTGACCTCGCTTATGCAGATGGCCAAGATTTCTGCGGCGGTTAGGCGCCACAGTGAGGCGGGCGGCCTGTATGTCACGGTGCTCACCGACCCCACGACCGGAGGCGTAACCGCGAGCTTTGCTATGGAGGGCGACATTATCCTGGCCGAGCCCGATGCCCTGACGGCATTTGCAGGCCCGCGCGTGATCGAGCAGAACATGCACAAGCGCCTGCCCAAGGGATTCCAGCGCTCCGAGTTTTTGCTGGAGCACGGCTTTTGCGATGCCGTTGTACCGCGTGGCGAGGTTGCGCTCACGGTAGGCGAGCTGCTGGCGCTGCACGAAGGGCACGCGCCCGGCCTGGGGGCACCGCACGAGATTGTGCATACGGGCCGCCGCGGCAAAAAGCTGGGACATTTGTTCAAGCGCTCGGCCGCACCAAAAACCGCGCTCGAGATTGTCAAGCAGACCCGCTCGGCAGATCGCGCCACGGCAGGCGAGATGATCTCGCTGGGCCTGGATGGATTTGTGGAGCTACACGGCGACCGCTACTTTGGCGACGACGCCGCTGTGGTGGCTGGCATTGGCTGGAAAGACGGGCGCCCCGTAACGGTCATCGCCATCGAGCGCGGCACCACGACTAAAGAGCGCATGCGTCGCAACTTTGGCATGGCACATCCCGAGGGCTACCGCAAAGCGCGTCGCCTTATGCGCCAGGCCGAAAAGTTTGGTCGACCGGTTCTGTGCCTGGTCGATACTTCGGGCGCGTTTTGCGGCATCGGTGCCGAGGAGCGCGGCCAGGGCGAGGCGATTGCCCAGAACCTCATGGAGATGAGCGGCCTCAAGACGCCGATTGTCTCGGTGGTGACAGGCGAGGGCGGCTCTGGTGGCGCGCTGGCGCTATCCGTGTCCGACCGCATCCTGATGCTCTCGAGCTCGGCCTATTCAGTCGTGAGCCCCGAGGCCTGTGCGTCGATCCTGTGGAAGGATACCGAGCGCGCGAATGAGGCCGCCGAGGCGCTTAAGCTCACGGCCCCCGATCTGTTGGCGCTCGGCATCATCGACGGCATTGTTGACGATAGGGGCCTGTCGCATGAGGAGATCGCCGGCGCCGTCATGTCCTCGGCATTCGATGCCTTCGATACGCTTGGGCGGCTCGACGACGCGACC
Protein-coding regions in this window:
- a CDS encoding ACP S-malonyltransferase, giving the protein MGSVAFLFAGQGAQHPAMGVDLIETSPAAAEVFTIADEVRPGTSEQCRSASKEELSQTENTQPCVFVHDLAVAVALRERGVVPAACAGFSLGEVAALSFAGAFDTRAGFELVCERAALMATAAERHPGGMRAVIKLDAAQVENLAAQAGEDCWPVNYNSPQQTVVAGAPDALQTLDVLVKEAGGRAVKVAVSGAFHSPYMAEATCGLAAYIEAGHAPSPLLIPVLANMTAAPYPADPQTASDVLANQVSNAVRWVDTLHALQDQGIDTFIEVGPGKTLSGLVKRTLSDVRVYSCETAEQVAAIADELV
- the fabG gene encoding 3-oxoacyl-[acyl-carrier-protein] reductase, with protein sequence MGNLNNDALEFDGSRRVALVTGGSRGIGRACAVGLAEDGYDIAVVYAGSVDAAHETCEACEAAGATARAYQCDVADPAAVNACVEAVLNDFGSIWALVNNAGITRDGLLMRMGDDAFDRVLDVNLKGTFNMTRALTKTFMRQRGGCVINMSSVVGLMGNAGQANYAASKAGVIGLTKAVARELASRGVRVNAVAPGFVETDMTAKLSEKVRAATEEQIPLKRMARPEEVAGVVRFLASDAAAYITGEVVRVDGGMAM
- the fabF gene encoding beta-ketoacyl-ACP synthase II; the encoded protein is MEQRVAITGIGAVSPLGNTALATWAAMCAGTCGIGPITHFDTDAFAVKVAAEVKGFDGNEYFGKRDAKHLDPCVQFALAASDEAMHDAGFDVEGAIDRERLGVYVGSGVGGMQTLVDNVHTIADRGPRRASPYMIAMMIPNMASGNIAIRHKAKGPTLPVVTACATSAHAVGEAFRAIKHGYADAILAGGAEAAIIPDAVAGFTSCRALTTNPDPSTACRPFDADRDGFVMGEGACVLVLEGMEHAQARGAHIYAEVVGYGNTDDAYHITSPDPEAAGIARAISLAVAEGDVKPSEGLYINAHGTSTKLNDSSETAGIKRALGEDAARAAHVSSTKSMTGHMIGATGAIEVMACAMALEQGVVPPTINYHTPDPACDLDYTPNRAVRADLTWALSTNLGFGGHNAAIALRRYTRS
- the accB gene encoding acetyl-CoA carboxylase biotin carboxyl carrier protein, with product MDSKRLAEIADVMEDRGLTRVRVEEPDGTAVELERASAAQPVAVPMPMPGAVTAPAVAPVAMPAVAPEPAAQAPVAAPEPKGTEVTAPMVGVFYAAPAPGDEPFVHVGSKVKAGETLCIIEAMKVLNEVTAEADGEVLEICVADGDLVEFGSCLMRIG
- the fabZ gene encoding 3-hydroxyacyl-ACP dehydratase FabZ — protein: MNKEELKKLLPHREPMLLLDEAELVGDEAHGKITITGDEYFLQGHFPGNPVVPGVIQCEMLAQNCCVLLMGDEEARGATPFYTSLDKVRFKRPVRPGDTVDLVCSITRARGPFRFATGTASVNGEVCCRADMSFALMHES
- a CDS encoding acetyl-CoA carboxylase biotin carboxylase subunit, whose product is MFDKVLIANRGEVAVRVIRACRDMGIKTVAVYSTADADALHVQLADEAYCIGGPRLAESYLNDDAVLTCAVKSGAKAIHPGYGFFSEKASFVRDCDKYGLAFVGPSAEVIDSMGDKDAARRTAAAAGVPIVPGCDLLKSPEEATAEAERIGCPVLIKARAGGGGRGIRKVERVEDAAKAFIEARAEGEAVFGDGECYMEKFVAPAHHVEVQIMADKQGHVFSLGERECSVQRRNQKLIEESPAPCLDGHDDIRARMHKAARDLARAVGYEGAGTIEFLYSDDGNFYFMEMNTRLQVEHPVTEFVTDTDLVKWQLRVAAGQPLPFEQEDMPVRNHAMECRINAETPDFLPSCGTVTALRVPGGPRVRWDSAMFTGANVPPYYDSMLGKLIVCAPTRDGAIRKMRSALGELVIEGVSENSELQLDVLANDEFLSGMYHTDLMGHLYADE
- the accD gene encoding acetyl-CoA carboxylase, carboxyltransferase subunit beta; translated protein: MNRKAKTVNVLEGPMTESCAEFPARHVFIKCPECRRVIDEARLHDNLEVCPRCGKHFRVSGRARMRMTVDEGTFEEWDANLASEDFLSFPGYADKLKSVSERSGERDAVVCGRGKVCGCDTALFFMDANFMMGSMGSVVGEKICRTFERATELGLPVVGFTVSGGARMQEGVTSLMQMAKISAAVRRHSEAGGLYVTVLTDPTTGGVTASFAMEGDIILAEPDALTAFAGPRVIEQNMHKRLPKGFQRSEFLLEHGFCDAVVPRGEVALTVGELLALHEGHAPGLGAPHEIVHTGRRGKKLGHLFKRSAAPKTALEIVKQTRSADRATAGEMISLGLDGFVELHGDRYFGDDAAVVAGIGWKDGRPVTVIAIERGTTTKERMRRNFGMAHPEGYRKARRLMRQAEKFGRPVLCLVDTSGAFCGIGAEERGQGEAIAQNLMEMSGLKTPIVSVVTGEGGSGGALALSVSDRILMLSSSAYSVVSPEACASILWKDTERANEAAEALKLTAPDLLALGIIDGIVDDRGLSHEEIAGAVMSSAFDAFDTLGRLDDATLTNLRYEKYRAIGQYRTM